The genomic window AGGTGTCCCACTGACTGCGGGTTGAGGTGTTGAACCCGGCCTGTCGCTGGCGAGGATCGTGGAGCATCGACATTCGTCACGGGAAGGATTCGATCAACGCCTGAGCACAGGCGAATCCGCTCTGAAAGGCCCCCTCGATCGACCCGAGCAAGGCCCAATCGCCACAGGCGGCCAGGTGGGCTTCGGGGTCGATCAGGCAAGGTGTTCCCAGGGGGTCAACCGGCTGGGCAAAGAGCCATCGGTGGAGCGACTCGACGCGAGGCGGGCCGAGGAGGATCGCAAAGGTCTCCTCGGCGGCGGCTCGCAGAAACCGGGCGACCTCCGAGGGATCGCGATCGCGGTGGGCCTCGGACCAGGCGTGATTCGCCTGGAGAACCAGGGCGGGCGACTCCGGTCGGCCCGGCTTGCTCTGCTCGTTTGACGCCCACCGCAGGACGGGATGATCGCATCGGATGCCGTCGAACGGCAAGACGGTTCCGTCCTCGGGGGTGGTCATCCAGGCGAAGCAGACAGCCATCGGAATCGATTCGAGGGTCGCTGCCAGTGACGAATGCTCGCGAAGCAAGGCGGCGGCCTGCGCGGGGGGAGCCGTCACGATGACTGCGTCGAACGTCCCGAATGAGGAGCCGTCACGAGCGATGATCGTCCAGGAGTCCGCCGATTGTTCGATTCGATCGACATGAACGCTCATCCGGACGTCGATCCCTTCGGCCAGCCTCTGGCCGATCGTCCCCATGCCGGGGACGCCGACG from Tautonia rosea includes these protein-coding regions:
- a CDS encoding NAD(P)/FAD-dependent oxidoreductase, with the protein product MPKRFGIIGAGIAGLTAARRLRECGHSVVVLDKGRRPGGRASTRSMDGLSFDHGPPWFSITDPTFQTFLEASGASSCLDVWQGRFARFESGLLIPELPESPRFVGVPGMGTIGQRLAEGIDVRMSVHVDRIEQSADSWTIIARDGSSFGTFDAVIVTAPPAQAAALLREHSSLAATLESIPMAVCFAWMTTPEDGTVLPFDGIRCDHPVLRWASNEQSKPGRPESPALVLQANHAWSEAHRDRDPSEVARFLRAAAEETFAILLGPPRVESLHRWLFAQPVDPLGTPCLIDPEAHLAACGDWALLGSIEGAFQSGFACAQALIESFP